One part of the Chryseobacterium sp. 7 genome encodes these proteins:
- a CDS encoding T9SS-dependent choice-of-anchor J family protein → MKKIILSSVLFLSHLAAAQTLVWGNSFDTPADLQGWTFHDLNGNSNGWTQGQNIYHNGTALTYGTSGVLRHSISLVPTGNATGFATENDWIISPQIDLTNTAGTVTLAANIGRQRTTHTIVARDLFIYVSTPQKEVPTLADFQAMTVDAGGNDVQSLYKIQVGDSANPFPADLTEFVQSLVDLSAFAGKKIYIGMWANRKASGNNIQNINIDEIGIYATAFLGTKDVKGNKTLTQIAENPVKESLVLQLNPALKENTIVVNIYNAAGQKVLTAQYLKAIHVANLTSGAYIAEITDGKTTERLKFIKK, encoded by the coding sequence ATGAAAAAAATAATTTTATCATCTGTTCTGTTTTTATCCCACCTGGCTGCAGCGCAGACTCTGGTTTGGGGAAATTCTTTTGATACGCCTGCTGACCTTCAGGGATGGACTTTCCATGATCTGAACGGTAACAGCAACGGATGGACGCAGGGACAGAATATCTACCATAACGGAACGGCTTTAACCTATGGAACTTCAGGTGTTCTTCGTCATTCCATCAGTTTGGTACCCACTGGTAATGCTACAGGATTTGCTACGGAAAATGACTGGATCATTTCTCCTCAGATTGATCTTACCAACACTGCAGGTACAGTTACTTTAGCTGCGAATATCGGAAGACAGAGAACTACCCATACCATTGTTGCCAGAGATCTTTTTATCTATGTAAGTACTCCGCAGAAAGAGGTTCCTACATTAGCTGATTTCCAGGCCATGACGGTAGATGCAGGAGGTAATGATGTTCAGAGTCTTTATAAAATACAGGTAGGAGACTCAGCCAATCCGTTTCCGGCAGATCTTACCGAGTTTGTACAATCTCTTGTAGATCTTTCTGCTTTCGCAGGAAAGAAAATCTATATCGGAATGTGGGCGAACAGAAAAGCAAGCGGAAATAATATTCAGAATATCAATATTGATGAAATAGGAATTTATGCTACGGCATTTTTAGGAACTAAGGATGTAAAAGGAAACAAAACACTTACACAAATAGCAGAAAACCCCGTAAAAGAATCGTTAGTACTACAGCTTAATCCTGCATTGAAGGAAAATACAATAGTAGTGAATATTTACAATGCTGCCGGGCAAAAAGTGCTTACCGCTCAGTATTTAAAAGCTATTCATGTAGCTAATCTTACATCAGGAGCATATATCGCTGAAATTACAGACGGAAAGACTACAGAAAGGCTGAAATTTATTAAAAAATAA
- a CDS encoding S41 family peptidase: MKNFLKLQCIAIVAFLISCTNNNDESAPVFPEGSTESVNLWVQDSMKRYYYWADEMPSKPDYQLPIKDFFKSLLSSKDRFSFMVNTEDSSTYPRSIRNMYGFDYSVVQLANNEVVTVVKLVLQNSPAFNAGLERGMIITKVNGKVMTATNAETMASSIKDQTVVELTVGKWQNGAITNEKNITVYYGFSFEQPILSNIFEKNGKKIGYLYIYDFPDGMTQTLNQKFGELKAAGVQELILDLRYNYGGSVSSAAALCSLIPSGLSSGSPFIIFRGNKNGGEVKRTFAQQIAYDPKALDFTTLRGNALGLQKIFILTSNSTASAAEIVVNNLKSYMQVVQIGDVTLGKDMAGFVVEDKRKPRKISWQIHPVIYKVFNANGAGEYSSGISPQISVNEFAGLPLLPLGNPDETLISAALNGGYFKSAGQQNNGNVKILFQSDVPPVMMEK, translated from the coding sequence ATGAAAAATTTTTTAAAACTTCAGTGCATTGCCATCGTGGCCTTTCTCATTTCGTGTACAAATAATAATGACGAAAGCGCTCCCGTTTTTCCGGAAGGGAGCACAGAATCTGTGAATCTCTGGGTTCAGGACAGCATGAAACGGTATTATTATTGGGCAGATGAAATGCCTTCAAAGCCAGATTATCAGCTTCCCATTAAAGATTTTTTCAAAAGTCTGCTCTCTTCCAAGGATCGGTTTTCTTTTATGGTCAATACTGAAGATTCTTCTACCTATCCACGTTCTATAAGAAATATGTACGGGTTTGATTACTCTGTTGTTCAGCTTGCCAATAATGAAGTGGTTACCGTAGTAAAGCTGGTGCTTCAAAATTCTCCGGCCTTCAATGCAGGGCTGGAAAGAGGAATGATCATCACAAAAGTTAATGGAAAAGTAATGACGGCCACTAATGCCGAAACAATGGCTTCGTCTATTAAAGATCAGACTGTTGTAGAACTTACGGTCGGGAAGTGGCAGAACGGAGCTATTACCAATGAGAAAAATATCACGGTTTACTATGGTTTTTCTTTTGAACAGCCCATTTTATCCAATATTTTTGAGAAAAACGGTAAAAAAATAGGATATCTGTATATCTATGATTTTCCGGACGGAATGACTCAGACTTTAAATCAGAAGTTTGGGGAATTAAAAGCTGCCGGAGTTCAGGAACTGATTCTCGATCTCCGCTACAACTATGGAGGTTCGGTATCATCTGCGGCTGCACTTTGTTCACTGATTCCTTCAGGTTTATCATCCGGATCGCCATTCATTATTTTTAGAGGAAATAAAAATGGAGGTGAAGTAAAAAGAACATTTGCCCAGCAAATCGCTTATGATCCAAAAGCTTTGGACTTTACAACTTTGCGTGGGAATGCATTGGGATTACAGAAAATATTTATTCTCACATCGAACAGTACAGCATCAGCGGCAGAAATTGTGGTGAACAACCTAAAATCTTACATGCAGGTAGTTCAGATAGGAGATGTTACACTCGGAAAAGATATGGCTGGATTTGTAGTGGAAGATAAACGTAAACCGAGAAAAATTTCATGGCAGATTCATCCGGTAATTTATAAAGTATTCAATGCCAATGGAGCCGGAGAATACAGCAGCGGAATTTCTCCGCAGATCAGTGTCAATGAATTTGCAGGACTTCCATTATTACCTTTGGGCAATCCTGATGAAACCCTTATTTCTGCTGCCCTTAACGGAGGTTATTTCAAATCTGCAGGCCAGCAAAATAATGGGAATGTTAAGATTTTATTCCAGAGTGATGTACCTCCGGTTATGATGGAGAAATAG
- a CDS encoding sterol desaturase family protein, with the protein MNFNQTELSGYLHIFWQFFWPEWIIFSLIINIVLYLFSIGLYVFIDKTCRKSQLQENNHPVTRPDFYLSLLTVLCNSLVLLIGAFLWKNGWIVLGETRSAFGIVVEVAALLLLMDLLMYFFHFTAHLPFIYKILHGKHHEHVSTNFLSLFVLHPFETIGFGLMLLVLLIGYDFSVISISIYLLLNLVWGTIGHLNREFFPASFDRFFVGTTRFHNQHHLDESKNFGFYTSVWDRLFGTYK; encoded by the coding sequence ATGAATTTTAATCAGACAGAACTTTCCGGTTATTTACACATATTTTGGCAGTTTTTCTGGCCAGAATGGATTATATTCAGTCTGATCATTAATATTGTTCTGTATCTGTTTTCTATAGGCTTATATGTTTTTATTGATAAAACTTGCCGTAAAAGCCAGTTACAGGAGAACAATCATCCTGTCACCAGACCTGATTTTTATCTCAGTCTCCTTACTGTATTATGTAACAGTCTGGTACTTTTGATAGGGGCTTTCCTATGGAAAAACGGATGGATTGTGCTGGGAGAAACTCGGTCTGCATTTGGAATCGTAGTGGAAGTTGCTGCTTTGCTTCTCCTAATGGATCTTCTGATGTATTTCTTTCATTTTACAGCCCATTTACCTTTCATTTATAAAATTCTGCACGGAAAACATCATGAGCATGTCAGCACCAATTTTTTGAGTCTTTTTGTGCTGCATCCTTTCGAAACCATAGGATTTGGACTGATGCTGCTGGTTTTACTTATCGGCTATGATTTTTCTGTGATTTCCATTTCTATTTATCTTTTGCTGAACCTTGTCTGGGGAACGATAGGACACCTGAACAGAGAGTTTTTTCCTGCTTCTTTTGACCGTTTCTTTGTAGGAACAACAAGGTTTCATAACCAGCATCATTTGGATGAAAGTAAAAACTTTGGATTTTATACTTCGGTCTGGGATAGATTATTCGGAACCTATAAGTAA
- a CDS encoding MarR family winged helix-turn-helix transcriptional regulator has protein sequence MKPIEKELFNTFTDFQCLILAHMNRGDINGVTATHYNIIEFIMRKEITTGKEISTAFNISQAAISKQLKFLISNDFIIRKQVETDNRKFNLSVTEKGRFIVENSETFRKNITRKAASIFTSKELENFNYLLGKMLNHIKL, from the coding sequence ATGAAACCAATTGAAAAAGAGCTTTTTAACACTTTTACTGATTTTCAATGTCTTATTCTGGCTCATATGAACCGCGGGGATATTAACGGCGTTACCGCAACTCATTATAATATCATTGAATTTATCATGAGGAAAGAGATCACAACGGGAAAAGAGATATCGACAGCATTTAACATCAGCCAGGCTGCCATCTCAAAACAATTGAAATTTCTGATCAGTAATGATTTCATTATCCGAAAACAGGTGGAAACAGATAACAGGAAATTCAATCTTTCGGTAACGGAAAAAGGAAGGTTTATTGTAGAAAATTCGGAAACATTCCGTAAGAATATTACCCGTAAGGCTGCTTCTATATTTACGTCTAAAGAATTGGAAAATTTTAATTATCTGCTGGGCAAAATGCTGAATCACATAAAACTGTAA